One Desulfobotulus mexicanus DNA window includes the following coding sequences:
- a CDS encoding methylmalonyl-CoA mutase family protein produces the protein MHFSKEVLESSSRMRQKWEDEVKKVIAKGPDQKPRWSTISDLEIKRLYGPEDIQHMDFEQDIGYPGQFPFIRGNQPTGYRGKYWTFRMFSGMGNAKTTNERWHMLLREGQTGLSTAFDFPTLMGYDTDSPKARGECGKCGVAIDTLEDFMQLVDGIPMDQVTTSMTINPPATVLWAMYCAAAELKGIPLTKIGGTIQNDMLKEFIAQKTLMCPPDPSVKLVSDTVEFGAKHVPRWNTISISGYHIREAGATAVQELAFTLRDGMEYVEDVIRRKGLHVDTFAPRLSFFFNSHSDFFEEIAKLRAARRIWAKAMRDRYKSQDERSWWMRFHTQTAGCSLTAQQPYNNVIRTATQALAAVLGGTQSLHTNSLDEVLCLPSDHAVQIALRTQQIIAEETGVANTIDPLAGSYFVEALTNELEEKAWEYIHKIDEMGGMVAAIEKGYPQLEIADAAYHFQKQIDAGEKIMVGVNKYVSAEPSPIPLVEIDDSVEIEQVKSLQAIRRKRDDKAVKRSLEDIKNACKKGDNVMPHCIEAVKNLVTVQEVCDVYREVYGEYRDPGLY, from the coding sequence ATGCATTTTTCCAAGGAAGTTCTGGAAAGCTCCAGCCGGATGAGGCAGAAATGGGAAGATGAGGTAAAAAAAGTCATTGCCAAAGGTCCGGATCAGAAACCCAGGTGGTCAACGATCTCTGACCTTGAAATCAAAAGGCTTTACGGCCCCGAAGACATTCAGCACATGGATTTTGAACAGGATATCGGGTATCCGGGACAGTTTCCATTCATCAGGGGCAACCAGCCCACAGGTTACAGGGGAAAATACTGGACATTCCGGATGTTTTCCGGAATGGGTAATGCCAAAACCACCAATGAGCGCTGGCATATGCTGCTGAGGGAAGGACAGACAGGACTCAGCACGGCCTTTGATTTCCCCACACTCATGGGCTATGATACAGACTCTCCCAAAGCAAGGGGCGAATGTGGTAAATGTGGTGTGGCCATTGATACCCTGGAAGACTTCATGCAGCTTGTGGATGGAATCCCCATGGATCAGGTTACCACTTCCATGACCATAAATCCTCCGGCAACGGTTTTATGGGCCATGTACTGCGCCGCAGCAGAACTTAAAGGTATTCCCCTGACAAAAATAGGGGGAACCATACAAAATGACATGCTCAAGGAGTTCATCGCCCAGAAAACCCTCATGTGCCCTCCGGACCCTTCAGTAAAACTTGTCAGCGACACCGTAGAATTCGGTGCCAAGCATGTCCCCCGCTGGAATACCATCTCCATAAGTGGTTATCACATCCGTGAAGCCGGTGCTACTGCTGTGCAGGAGCTGGCTTTCACCCTCAGGGATGGAATGGAATATGTGGAAGATGTTATCCGCCGCAAGGGACTCCATGTGGATACCTTTGCTCCCAGACTCTCCTTCTTCTTCAACTCCCACAGTGATTTCTTCGAAGAAATAGCCAAGCTGAGGGCTGCCCGCAGAATCTGGGCCAAAGCCATGCGTGACCGCTACAAATCCCAGGATGAGCGTTCCTGGTGGATGCGTTTCCATACCCAGACAGCAGGATGTTCCCTCACTGCACAGCAGCCTTACAACAACGTTATCCGGACAGCCACCCAGGCCCTTGCCGCCGTACTGGGAGGAACCCAGTCCCTGCACACCAACTCTCTGGATGAAGTACTCTGTCTGCCATCGGACCATGCCGTGCAGATCGCCCTGAGAACCCAGCAGATCATTGCCGAAGAAACCGGCGTAGCCAATACCATTGATCCTTTGGCAGGCTCCTATTTTGTTGAAGCCCTTACCAATGAGCTGGAAGAAAAGGCCTGGGAATATATCCACAAAATTGATGAAATGGGAGGAATGGTCGCTGCCATTGAAAAGGGCTATCCCCAGCTGGAAATTGCCGATGCGGCCTATCATTTCCAAAAGCAGATAGATGCCGGTGAAAAAATCATGGTGGGTGTCAACAAGTATGTTTCCGCCGAACCTTCACCCATTCCCCTTGTGGAAATTGATGATTCCGTAGAAATCGAGCAGGTCAAAAGTCTTCAGGCCATCCGGAGAAAAAGGGACGACAAGGCTGTCAAAAGATCCCTTGAAGACATCAAAAACGCCTGTAAAAAAGGCGATAATGTAATGCCCCACTGCATTGAGGCCGTTAAAAATCTCGTTACCGTACAGGAAGTCTGTGACGTATACAGGGAGGTGTACGGAGAATATCGTGATCCGGGTCTTTACTGA
- a CDS encoding cobalamin B12-binding domain-containing protein — MSEHIIRVMVAKPGLDGHDRGARVLARCFRDAGFEVIYTGCHQTPEQIAAAAIQEDVDVVGLSCLSGAHRYLFPAVVEQLRQRGADDIDVVGGGIIPDQDFQFLYDAGLKALFTPGEKLDDIVDWFRKNVKKRD, encoded by the coding sequence ATGTCAGAACATATTATTCGTGTGATGGTTGCAAAACCGGGTTTGGACGGTCATGACAGAGGAGCCAGGGTACTGGCCCGCTGTTTTCGGGATGCGGGTTTTGAAGTTATTTATACGGGCTGCCATCAGACCCCTGAACAGATTGCGGCGGCAGCCATTCAGGAGGATGTGGATGTAGTTGGGCTGAGCTGTCTGTCCGGCGCCCACCGCTATCTTTTTCCTGCTGTTGTGGAACAGCTCAGACAGCGGGGAGCCGATGACATTGATGTGGTTGGCGGTGGCATTATACCGGATCAGGATTTTCAGTTCCTTTATGATGCAGGCCTGAAGGCACTGTTTACTCCCGGAGAAAAACTTGACGATATCGTGGACTGGTTCAGAAAAAACGTCAAAAAGAGAGACTGA
- the meaB gene encoding methylmalonyl Co-A mutase-associated GTPase MeaB translates to MVDKVKKIQSGDVRSASRLIRHIEDNVAEARTTMKDIFPLTGHAHVVGLTGPPGAGKSTLVDGLIDSFRKMGRTVGVIAVDPTSPFTGGAILGDRIRMQRHAEDPGVFVRSVATRGALGGLSRAVGDAIHIMDVMGKDVILVETVGTGQQEVDIMHYAHTVLVVLIPGMGDDIQAIKAGILEIASIFVINKAEREGSSKLRRELVTMLNMAPESAFPGGWRPPILKCDNAFEPEGFSQSVSDLALSINEHYEHLVSKSLIGNWSSRKAATEFNEAIRCAVLDPVLNDLMARGELDAMIVKLVKKETDPYTLAEEIASRYLK, encoded by the coding sequence ATGGTCGATAAAGTTAAAAAAATTCAATCCGGAGATGTAAGATCTGCATCGCGTCTTATACGTCACATTGAAGATAATGTAGCTGAAGCCCGCACTACCATGAAGGATATTTTTCCTTTAACGGGCCATGCCCATGTTGTCGGCCTGACGGGACCTCCAGGGGCAGGCAAAAGCACCCTCGTGGACGGACTCATTGATTCGTTCCGTAAAATGGGGAGAACCGTAGGGGTTATAGCCGTGGATCCCACCAGTCCCTTTACCGGCGGTGCCATTCTCGGGGATCGCATACGAATGCAGCGGCATGCGGAAGATCCCGGCGTTTTCGTACGGAGTGTTGCCACGCGGGGGGCTCTGGGCGGGCTTTCCAGGGCTGTGGGGGATGCCATCCATATCATGGATGTCATGGGCAAGGATGTTATTCTTGTGGAGACGGTGGGTACCGGCCAGCAGGAAGTGGACATCATGCACTATGCCCACACTGTCCTTGTGGTTCTCATACCCGGCATGGGTGATGATATTCAGGCCATCAAAGCAGGCATACTGGAAATAGCAAGTATTTTTGTCATCAACAAGGCTGAAAGGGAAGGATCTTCCAAGCTCCGCAGGGAACTGGTGACCATGCTCAACATGGCCCCGGAATCGGCTTTTCCCGGCGGCTGGCGGCCTCCAATTCTTAAATGTGACAATGCCTTTGAACCCGAAGGTTTCAGCCAGAGCGTAAGCGATCTTGCATTAAGCATAAACGAGCACTACGAACATCTTGTCAGCAAAAGCCTCATTGGAAACTGGTCCAGCAGAAAAGCAGCAACGGAGTTCAACGAAGCCATACGCTGTGCGGTTCTTGATCCCGTACTAAATGATCTTATGGCCAGAGGCGAACTGGATGCCATGATAGTAAAACTGGTTAAAAAGGAAACAGACCCCTACACACTGGCGGAAGAAATTGCTTCCCGCTATCTAAAATAA
- the cobO gene encoding cob(I)yrinic acid a,c-diamide adenosyltransferase, giving the protein MEESIAATMERHKRGLVLVITGDGKGKTTSCLGQALRSIGHGNRVLIVQFMKGEKYGEILAIEKYLSERLTAIQCGLPSFVMKENPAPLDVELAREGLKIAEKSIASGEYQMVILDEVNVAMDFGLIEVEDVVELIRNKPPMIDLVLSGRYAPEEIIELADMVSEVREIKHHYHKGVTARAGIEH; this is encoded by the coding sequence ATGGAAGAATCTATAGCAGCAACCATGGAGCGCCATAAACGGGGACTGGTGCTTGTGATCACAGGGGATGGAAAAGGAAAAACCACATCCTGCCTGGGTCAGGCCCTCCGCAGCATCGGACACGGCAACAGGGTTCTGATCGTCCAGTTCATGAAGGGAGAAAAATATGGAGAAATACTTGCCATAGAAAAATATCTTTCAGAGAGACTGACGGCAATACAATGCGGTCTGCCCAGTTTCGTTATGAAGGAAAATCCTGCACCGCTGGATGTGGAGCTGGCCCGGGAAGGACTTAAGATAGCCGAGAAATCCATTGCCTCCGGCGAATACCAGATGGTCATCCTTGATGAAGTCAATGTGGCCATGGATTTTGGGTTGATTGAGGTGGAAGATGTAGTTGAGCTGATCCGAAACAAGCCACCCATGATTGATCTTGTATTGTCTGGACGCTATGCTCCTGAAGAAATTATTGAACTCGCTGATATGGTAAGCGAGGTCAGAGAAATCAAACACCATTATCATAAAGGTGTTACGGCAAGGGCTGGCATTGAGCACTGA
- a CDS encoding DUF2284 domain-containing protein: protein MAIPVLSHAPAADLESPEFLNEISSRLMQEGASVTKIVKSSAILVDERVRIKCQIPICDTYGKNLMCPPLVVPSIEFFRKALSLYNEAILIQVKADIPQHSAEGRKTEIYAPAGKLHHLVNQAEKWAFEYRYRFALGLIGGCCRLCDSCVALTGKTICRHPFKARPSMEAMGIDVLATLERAGLKTATFPVAESVTWTGVLLV, encoded by the coding sequence ATGGCCATCCCGGTCCTGTCACATGCCCCTGCTGCGGACCTTGAAAGTCCAGAATTTCTTAATGAAATTTCATCCCGCCTGATGCAGGAAGGAGCTTCTGTCACAAAAATAGTAAAAAGCTCAGCTATTCTGGTGGATGAAAGGGTCCGTATTAAGTGCCAGATTCCCATCTGCGACACTTACGGAAAAAACCTCATGTGCCCTCCCCTTGTTGTTCCTTCCATTGAATTTTTCCGGAAAGCACTGAGCCTTTACAATGAAGCCATTCTCATTCAGGTAAAAGCAGATATCCCGCAACATTCCGCTGAAGGAAGAAAAACCGAGATCTACGCTCCTGCCGGAAAACTACATCATCTTGTAAACCAGGCGGAAAAATGGGCTTTTGAGTACCGCTACCGCTTTGCTCTGGGGCTGATCGGGGGTTGCTGCCGTCTCTGTGACTCCTGCGTGGCCCTCACGGGCAAGACAATATGCCGCCATCCCTTTAAAGCCCGTCCATCCATGGAAGCCATGGGTATTGATGTACTGGCGACCCTTGAACGGGCCGGACTGAAGACAGCAACTTTTCCCGTGGCTGAGAGCGTGACATGGACCGGTGTTCTGCTGGTCTGA
- a CDS encoding C-GCAxxG-C-C family protein yields the protein MEKEELTEKIRQRARKNFSLGYNCAECITEAVFSLADTGMHVDAKRCATGFGGGIGLFGDTCGALVGAVMAVSAVHGRTELPAGDDQKEIAKRSKEQLYGKPGIYRIFNQIPNRFKEKFGHTLCRELAGKWESEWLCRDHALYCREIITETAGIAADLILSDKDELASQPFGENVENLRD from the coding sequence ATGGAAAAGGAAGAATTGACAGAGAAGATCCGCCAGAGAGCCAGAAAAAACTTTTCCCTTGGATATAACTGCGCTGAATGCATCACAGAAGCCGTTTTTTCCCTGGCGGATACGGGGATGCATGTGGATGCCAAAAGATGCGCTACAGGATTCGGTGGAGGTATAGGCCTTTTCGGAGATACCTGCGGAGCCCTTGTCGGTGCTGTCATGGCCGTGAGTGCCGTACATGGCAGAACAGAGCTTCCAGCAGGAGATGATCAGAAAGAGATAGCAAAACGGTCTAAGGAACAGCTTTATGGCAAACCCGGCATATACAGAATTTTCAATCAGATTCCCAACCGTTTCAAAGAAAAATTCGGCCATACCCTGTGCAGGGAACTGGCAGGAAAATGGGAGTCGGAATGGCTGTGCCGCGACCATGCCCTGTACTGCCGTGAAATCATCACAGAGACAGCAGGTATTGCAGCTGACCTCATCCTCTCGGACAAAGATGAGCTTGCCAGCCAACCCTTTGGTGAGAATGTGGAAAATCTGAGAGACTGA
- the mtnN gene encoding 5'-methylthioadenosine/S-adenosylhomocysteine nucleosidase, with protein sequence MKLLVVAAMHTEIEGLIFRLKAEKSGTLNSMDYYFREMNHAGIYLVQCGVGKVNAAAISQHAITLFQPDLLIITGIAGSMHENNRIGDIIIARELGYHDVSSGQMKHCFPYQVSFLPDEKAFKELDAMGQEYEEGRVKSGKIVSGERFIKDPEEKRKIKEAHRPDCVDMESAAIAHTAFINQVPFVCIRTICDHANEDSLEDFSFFEKESADLSASFTFEFIMRIIEKKSLQAST encoded by the coding sequence ATGAAACTACTTGTTGTTGCAGCAATGCATACGGAAATAGAAGGTCTGATCTTCAGGCTTAAGGCAGAAAAATCAGGAACTCTGAACAGCATGGATTACTATTTCAGAGAAATGAACCATGCTGGAATTTATCTTGTTCAGTGCGGTGTTGGAAAGGTCAACGCTGCGGCCATCAGCCAGCATGCCATCACCCTTTTTCAGCCGGATCTTCTCATCATTACAGGCATTGCGGGTAGCATGCATGAAAACAACAGAATCGGGGATATTATTATCGCAAGGGAACTGGGCTACCATGATGTGAGCAGTGGGCAAATGAAGCACTGTTTCCCATATCAGGTCTCCTTTTTACCCGATGAAAAGGCTTTCAAAGAGCTGGATGCCATGGGACAGGAATATGAAGAAGGAAGGGTAAAATCAGGAAAGATTGTCAGCGGTGAACGTTTTATCAAAGACCCTGAAGAAAAAAGAAAAATCAAGGAGGCCCACAGACCGGACTGTGTGGACATGGAAAGTGCTGCCATCGCACACACGGCCTTTATCAATCAAGTCCCCTTTGTCTGCATCAGGACCATCTGTGACCATGCCAATGAAGACTCCCTTGAAGATTTTTCTTTCTTTGAAAAGGAAAGCGCCGATCTCAGTGCCAGCTTCACCTTTGAATTTATCATGCGTATCATTGAAAAAAAGTCCCTTCAAGCCAGTACCTGA
- a CDS encoding DEAD/DEAH box helicase, translated as MEERVETSGDIAAYLEALKRYGPIKDRVVTHRKIPGTKASFTPLHPPLAPPLRRMLEKIGIRDLYSHQAEAINRIRQKKHTVVATPTASGKSLTYNIPVLERFIANPDAKALYLFPLKALARDQKESFAAMALNMGVLSPPSVAVYDGDTSSYERSKIRRNPPAVVISNPEMLHLALLPFHEKWAVFFSGLETVVIDEVHTLRGVMGSHMAWVFRRLLRICRHYGSSPTFVFCSATIDSPEDLAARLTGLSVGAVSGSGAASPDKHFLMLDGMDAGSRMVLDLIHAALHRGFRTLVYCQSRKMTELVALWANGLSGTFRGKIAAYRAGFLPEDRRDIEKKMGSGELLAVVSTSALEMGIDIGDLDLCILVGYPGTVMATWQRAGRVGRRDREAAILLIGGEDALDRFMLGHPDIFFSMPPEKAIVHPANPVIAGRHLACAAAELPLNLDDPLVLEFSGLMDRILKEGIVLEEACGRRLLSPLKYPHRGVNLRGGGQPLDIVDLASGHTIGGSDAVRAMREAHPGAVYIHNGEHYLVETLDLDRARVGVRREKVHYFTRSRGFKETRILEIFETRRVLGTRVGLCRLEVTDQITGYEKRHIKGQRFLGVTPLDLPPQLFETEGIWIEIPERVEQELIEKQMHFMGGIHALEHAAIGMLPLVVMCDRNDLGGISQPFHPQIQRGCVFIYDGVAGGIGLCREAFLKAENLLERTLNLVKNCLCESGCPACVHSPKCGSGNRPIDKAAAAFLLELLLSPSKEVLPDLPELALMPEVREPSPAFGGRYLVLDLETRRSAAEVGGWHRADRMEVSCVVVYDSFVDDCITFLAEDVDELIFLLKEADLVVGFNILRFDYRVLSGYTDFDFSSLPTMDLLVKVHERLGYRLSLDHLGRETLGAQKSADGLLALQWWKEGRLKEIIDYCRQDVLLTRDLYLYGVTKGFLLFRNKAGHGVRLPVDFLSA; from the coding sequence GTGGAGGAAAGAGTGGAGACTTCAGGAGATATCGCCGCCTACCTTGAGGCGCTTAAGCGCTATGGTCCTATAAAAGACAGGGTGGTGACGCACAGAAAGATTCCCGGTACAAAGGCCTCTTTCACTCCCCTCCATCCACCCCTTGCCCCTCCTCTCCGCCGTATGCTGGAAAAAATCGGAATCAGAGATCTCTACTCCCATCAGGCGGAAGCCATTAACCGGATTCGTCAGAAAAAGCATACGGTGGTGGCAACCCCTACGGCCAGTGGTAAAAGCCTCACCTACAATATTCCTGTGCTGGAACGTTTCATTGCCAATCCCGACGCAAAAGCCCTTTATCTTTTCCCCTTGAAAGCCCTGGCAAGGGATCAGAAAGAATCTTTTGCGGCCATGGCCCTTAATATGGGGGTGCTGTCTCCACCCTCAGTGGCCGTCTATGACGGGGATACTTCCTCCTATGAACGCAGTAAAATCCGCAGAAATCCACCCGCCGTAGTGATCAGCAATCCGGAAATGCTGCATCTGGCCCTTTTGCCTTTCCATGAAAAGTGGGCAGTTTTTTTCTCAGGGCTTGAAACCGTTGTCATTGATGAAGTGCATACCCTGCGGGGGGTCATGGGTTCCCACATGGCCTGGGTTTTCCGGAGGCTTCTGCGAATCTGCCGCCATTATGGGTCCAGCCCTACCTTTGTTTTCTGTTCCGCCACAATTGACAGTCCGGAAGATCTGGCCGCAAGGCTTACGGGGCTTTCCGTGGGGGCTGTTTCCGGTTCCGGAGCGGCTTCTCCGGACAAGCATTTTCTTATGCTGGACGGTATGGATGCTGGCAGCCGTATGGTTCTGGATCTGATTCATGCGGCCCTGCACAGGGGATTTCGTACTCTTGTGTACTGCCAGAGCAGGAAAATGACGGAACTGGTGGCACTCTGGGCCAACGGGCTTTCAGGAACATTCAGGGGGAAGATTGCAGCTTACAGGGCAGGCTTTCTTCCGGAAGACAGACGGGACATTGAAAAAAAGATGGGCTCCGGAGAGCTTCTGGCCGTGGTGTCCACTTCCGCCCTTGAAATGGGCATTGATATCGGAGATCTGGATCTCTGTATTCTTGTGGGGTATCCCGGCACTGTGATGGCCACATGGCAGCGGGCAGGAAGGGTGGGCCGCAGGGACAGGGAAGCGGCCATACTGCTTATTGGTGGTGAAGATGCCTTAGACCGTTTCATGCTGGGGCATCCGGATATCTTTTTTTCCATGCCACCGGAAAAGGCCATAGTGCATCCGGCCAATCCGGTGATTGCCGGACGGCACCTTGCCTGTGCCGCGGCAGAACTTCCCCTGAACCTGGACGATCCTCTGGTACTTGAGTTTTCAGGCCTCATGGATCGTATTCTGAAGGAGGGCATTGTTCTGGAAGAAGCCTGCGGCAGGCGTCTGCTTTCTCCTTTAAAATATCCCCACCGGGGGGTGAATCTGCGGGGAGGGGGGCAGCCTCTGGACATTGTGGATCTGGCAAGCGGTCATACCATTGGCGGAAGTGATGCTGTCCGCGCCATGCGTGAAGCCCATCCCGGTGCCGTTTATATTCACAATGGAGAACATTACCTTGTGGAGACACTGGATCTGGACAGGGCAAGGGTTGGGGTGCGCAGGGAAAAGGTGCATTATTTTACCCGGTCCAGAGGATTCAAAGAAACAAGGATACTGGAAATCTTTGAGACAAGAAGGGTTTTGGGAACAAGGGTGGGATTGTGTCGCCTTGAGGTGACGGATCAGATCACAGGCTATGAAAAACGTCATATCAAGGGGCAGCGTTTTTTAGGGGTGACGCCTCTGGATCTGCCGCCCCAGCTTTTTGAAACTGAAGGCATCTGGATTGAAATCCCCGAAAGGGTGGAGCAGGAGCTTATTGAAAAGCAGATGCATTTCATGGGTGGCATTCATGCCCTGGAACATGCGGCCATCGGTATGCTGCCTCTGGTGGTCATGTGTGACCGCAATGATCTTGGCGGCATTTCCCAGCCCTTTCATCCCCAGATCCAGAGGGGTTGTGTCTTTATCTATGACGGGGTAGCAGGGGGTATAGGGCTTTGCAGGGAGGCCTTTTTAAAGGCGGAAAACCTCCTTGAACGGACCCTGAATCTGGTGAAAAACTGTTTATGTGAAAGCGGATGCCCAGCCTGTGTCCATTCTCCCAAATGCGGTTCCGGCAATCGGCCCATTGATAAGGCTGCTGCGGCTTTTCTTCTGGAGCTTCTGCTCTCACCTTCAAAGGAAGTTTTGCCCGATCTGCCGGAGTTGGCTTTGATGCCGGAGGTCCGGGAGCCTTCTCCAGCCTTTGGCGGACGCTATCTGGTTCTTGATCTTGAAACCCGCAGATCCGCAGCAGAAGTGGGCGGCTGGCACAGGGCGGATCGTATGGAAGTCAGCTGTGTTGTGGTCTATGATTCTTTTGTGGATGACTGCATCACCTTTCTGGCTGAGGATGTGGATGAGCTGATTTTTCTTCTTAAGGAGGCCGACCTTGTGGTGGGCTTTAATATACTGCGCTTTGATTACAGGGTCTTGTCCGGATACACGGATTTTGATTTTTCTTCCCTGCCTACCATGGATCTTCTGGTGAAGGTCCATGAACGCCTTGGCTACAGGCTTTCTCTGGATCATCTGGGCAGGGAAACTCTGGGGGCACAGAAAAGTGCCGATGGTCTTCTGGCCCTTCAGTGGTGGAAGGAGGGGAGGCTAAAGGAAATTATAGACTATTGCCGTCAGGATGTGCTCCTGACCAGAGATCTTTATTTATATGGTGTAACAAAAGGCTTTCTGCTCTTCCGGAACAAGGCCGGCCATGGGGTGCGCCTGCCTGTGGACTTTTTGAGTGCATAG